A single genomic interval of Lactococcus sp. S-13 harbors:
- the tadA gene encoding tRNA adenosine(34) deaminase TadA, whose protein sequence is MIQEFTHDQKEFFMNEALKEAQKAADNEEVPIGVVIVKAGEIIARDFNRRELDGRATHHAEVCAIEAANQAVGNWRLLDCALFATIEPCVMCAGAIGLARIPQVYFGATNPKFGGTVSLYQILEDKRLNHRVQVESGILEDECAKIMQDFFKNRRKK, encoded by the coding sequence ATGATTCAAGAATTTACACACGATCAAAAAGAATTTTTCATGAATGAAGCGCTCAAAGAAGCGCAAAAAGCTGCGGATAACGAAGAAGTTCCAATCGGAGTAGTCATCGTCAAAGCTGGCGAAATCATCGCGCGTGATTTTAATCGGCGAGAACTTGATGGTCGGGCCACACACCATGCTGAAGTTTGTGCGATTGAAGCGGCAAATCAGGCGGTGGGAAATTGGCGCTTGCTTGATTGTGCTCTTTTTGCCACAATCGAACCTTGCGTGATGTGCGCTGGGGCAATTGGGCTAGCACGTATTCCACAAGTTTATTTTGGTGCGACAAATCCTAAGTTTGGAGGCACAGTCAGCCTTTACCAAATTTTGGAAGATAAGCGGCTTAATCATCGCGTACAAGTAGAATCAGGCATTTTAGAAGACGAATGTGCAAAAATCATGCAAGATTTCTTTAAAAATAGACGAAAAAAATAA
- the menE gene encoding o-succinylbenzoate--CoA ligase, producing MKWLKKQAELYPQKHFLNDSTFAQINQEVNKMAEHLAPLIDNQSRVALLSENAVEMAVVLFALLGLSKEVLLLNTHLTEYELADQINELEIETVFTSDSLTEKITDSISFSEIWTSNPCPVSLSADFPDEKIAVIMNTSATTGKFKSVPITWGMISNHVKASKETLGAYDNDNWLVILPMFHVSGLSIIMRTLYNATSATIVDKFDENQLLEMINSGKINMVSLVPTLLTRIADKLHSNNLRLILLGGEFIPQPLIKKCQELGLPIYKTYGMTESFSQSVTFNILDFPDKTSSVGRPLPGVEIEIRQADLAGVGEIWLKSPMLMKAYLGQKPYGAAFETGDIGYLDADGFLYLLNRRKDIIISGGENIYPKEIEDLVYSLPEIKECALVAKPDVKWGQVPILFVSGNISQEKLENFLTEKLAKYKRPQTITFMDELPKNASGKILRKELKG from the coding sequence GCTGAACATTTGGCTCCTCTTATTGACAATCAATCACGGGTTGCGCTCCTTTCAGAAAACGCTGTTGAAATGGCGGTCGTTTTGTTTGCCTTGCTCGGTTTGTCAAAAGAAGTTCTTCTATTAAATACACACTTGACCGAATATGAACTAGCTGACCAAATCAATGAACTCGAGATTGAGACAGTCTTCACATCGGATTCACTGACAGAAAAAATTACTGACAGCATTTCTTTTTCGGAAATTTGGACTAGTAACCCTTGCCCTGTAAGTCTGTCAGCAGATTTTCCTGATGAAAAAATTGCGGTCATCATGAACACTTCCGCTACTACCGGAAAATTTAAATCTGTCCCTATTACTTGGGGCATGATTTCAAATCACGTCAAAGCCTCAAAGGAAACGCTTGGCGCTTACGACAATGATAATTGGCTTGTCATCTTACCCATGTTTCATGTCTCTGGACTTTCCATTATCATGCGTACTTTATATAATGCAACATCAGCGACCATTGTTGATAAATTTGATGAAAACCAACTTCTTGAAATGATCAATTCTGGGAAAATCAACATGGTTTCACTCGTCCCAACCCTTCTTACGAGAATTGCTGACAAATTGCATAGCAATAACTTACGTTTAATTCTACTTGGTGGTGAATTTATTCCCCAACCTTTAATCAAAAAATGCCAAGAATTAGGTCTTCCTATTTACAAAACTTATGGAATGACTGAAAGTTTTTCACAATCTGTCACTTTTAATATTTTAGATTTCCCTGATAAAACAAGCTCTGTCGGGCGGCCTTTACCAGGTGTTGAAATTGAGATTCGTCAAGCTGACCTTGCTGGCGTTGGTGAAATTTGGTTAAAATCTCCGATGTTGATGAAAGCTTACCTCGGCCAAAAGCCTTACGGCGCTGCTTTTGAAACTGGCGATATCGGTTACCTTGATGCGGACGGTTTTCTCTATCTGCTCAATCGCAGAAAAGATATCATTATTTCTGGCGGTGAAAATATTTACCCCAAAGAAATCGAAGATTTAGTTTATTCTCTTCCTGAAATCAAGGAATGCGCCCTTGTTGCTAAGCCAGATGTCAAGTGGGGACAAGTGCCAATTCTCTTCGTTTCAGGCAATATTTCCCAAGAAAAATTAGAAAACTTTCTCACTGAAAAACTGGCAAAATACAAACGCCCCCAAACCATCACTTTCATGGATGAATTGCCCAAAAATGCGTCTGGAAAAATCTTAAGAAAAGAGCTTAAAGGATGA
- a CDS encoding PaaI family thioesterase: MNMIDQLNITDFQLFTDENADSSVSNSYKFSSKMILSDFHAQPHGFLNGGASLALAEITAGMASNTIGSGQYFALGQSVNANHLNPKKCEGFVNARGLLLKNGKRNHVWEIKITDENEKLISQITVVNALVPVKKL, encoded by the coding sequence ATGAACATGATTGACCAACTCAATATCACAGATTTTCAACTTTTTACTGACGAGAATGCTGACAGTTCTGTCAGTAACAGCTATAAGTTCTCAAGTAAAATGATCCTCAGCGATTTTCATGCTCAACCGCACGGCTTTTTAAATGGAGGTGCAAGTCTTGCCCTCGCTGAAATCACAGCTGGTATGGCCAGTAATACCATCGGCTCTGGTCAATATTTTGCCCTCGGTCAAAGCGTAAATGCCAATCATCTCAATCCAAAAAAATGCGAAGGTTTCGTAAATGCCCGCGGTCTTCTTCTCAAAAATGGCAAACGTAACCACGTTTGGGAAATCAAAATCACTGATGAAAATGAAAAGCTCATCTCTCAAATCACAGTGGTCAATGCCCTTGTGCCTGTAAAAAAACTCTGA
- the menC gene encoding o-succinylbenzoate synthase, which yields MRIEKITMFHVQLPMKFNFKTAKGSLNLRDTIIIKVESPNGLSGFGEVVAFTTPFYTSETFADSWKILEETYLPEILQKDFSHPFEIHEFFRNPLPMALAGLENALLDLYFKEKNENLIAGLFQEKLADKIPRGAVLGQMSDAQTIKEIDQLINSGVKRIKLKISPQIGTDLIKNLVKSYPQITFALDANRSFQLTDWPVIKELDQLGLACIEEPFDIKDLSELKLLTELSVNFSTPICFDESVQDLESLKILTELPFQTMLNVKIGRLGGLYQTQKAIEFCRQHQIGFWIGSMVESGISKILHVQLAALSGNAMAGDLSDSKHYFDIDLIQPEIAFPNGWMTVPTGAGIGLSVNEVALDRYTVNKLSLTSLK from the coding sequence ATGAGAATTGAAAAAATTACAATGTTTCATGTTCAACTCCCTATGAAATTTAATTTTAAGACCGCCAAAGGTTCCTTAAATCTCCGCGATACCATTATTATAAAAGTTGAAAGTCCTAACGGACTTTCGGGATTTGGTGAAGTTGTTGCTTTCACAACTCCTTTTTATACCTCAGAAACTTTTGCTGATTCTTGGAAAATCTTGGAAGAAACTTACCTGCCAGAAATTTTGCAAAAAGACTTCTCACACCCTTTTGAAATCCATGAATTTTTTAGAAATCCCTTACCGATGGCTCTGGCTGGACTAGAAAATGCACTTCTAGATTTGTATTTTAAAGAAAAAAATGAAAATTTAATTGCTGGACTTTTCCAAGAAAAATTAGCTGATAAAATCCCACGTGGTGCGGTGCTTGGACAAATGTCTGATGCGCAAACCATTAAGGAAATTGACCAACTTATTAACAGTGGCGTCAAAAGAATTAAATTAAAAATTAGTCCACAAATTGGGACTGACTTGATTAAAAATCTGGTCAAAAGCTATCCACAAATTACATTTGCTCTTGATGCCAATCGAAGTTTTCAACTGACAGACTGGCCAGTCATCAAAGAGCTAGACCAACTTGGTCTGGCTTGTATCGAAGAACCTTTTGATATCAAAGATTTATCCGAATTAAAATTACTGACAGAGCTGTCAGTGAACTTTTCAACGCCCATTTGCTTTGACGAATCCGTTCAAGATTTAGAAAGTCTAAAAATACTGACAGAACTTCCTTTTCAAACGATGCTCAACGTAAAAATAGGTCGTTTAGGTGGACTTTATCAAACGCAAAAAGCCATCGAATTTTGTAGACAACATCAGATTGGCTTTTGGATTGGCAGTATGGTTGAGTCTGGTATCTCAAAAATACTCCATGTCCAACTCGCCGCGCTTTCTGGAAATGCGATGGCTGGTGATTTATCCGATTCTAAGCATTATTTTGACATAGACCTCATTCAACCAGAAATTGCCTTTCCAAACGGTTGGATGACAGTCCCGACTGGCGCTGGTATCGGTCTGTCCGTTAATGAAGTCGCATTAGATCGCTACACTGTAAATAAATTGAGCTTGACCTCCTTGAAATGA